Proteins encoded within one genomic window of Spirulina major PCC 6313:
- the ribH gene encoding 6,7-dimethyl-8-ribityllumazine synthase: MAVFEGNFTTEPGSLRIAIVIGRFNDMVTSKLLAGCQDCLQRHGVDTNPHGAETDYFWVPGSFEIAMVARQVAASRRYHAVICLGAVIRGDTPHFDYVAGEAAKGIAAASFQTGVPVIFGILTTDTMPQALERAGIKSNLGWNYAMSALEMASLMRQIQQNGAGFELPTALPVAATDVV; encoded by the coding sequence ATGGCTGTATTTGAAGGCAACTTTACAACGGAGCCGGGTTCGCTCCGCATTGCGATCGTGATTGGTCGCTTTAACGATATGGTGACCAGTAAACTGCTGGCCGGTTGCCAAGACTGTCTTCAGCGTCACGGCGTTGATACGAATCCCCACGGTGCAGAAACAGATTATTTTTGGGTGCCGGGGAGTTTTGAGATTGCGATGGTGGCGCGTCAGGTGGCAGCGTCGCGGCGTTACCATGCGGTGATTTGCCTGGGGGCGGTGATTCGGGGCGATACGCCACATTTTGACTATGTGGCGGGGGAAGCAGCGAAGGGGATCGCGGCGGCTAGTTTTCAAACGGGTGTGCCGGTTATTTTTGGCATTCTCACGACGGATACGATGCCCCAAGCGTTGGAACGGGCTGGGATTAAGAGTAATTTAGGCTGGAACTACGCGATGAGTGCGCTGGAGATGGCGAGTTTGATGCGTCAAATTCAGCAGAATGGCGCGGGGTTTGAGCTACCGACGGCGTTGCCAGTGGCGGCGACGGATGTGGTGTAG
- a CDS encoding glycosyltransferase family 9 protein yields the protein MRILALVPGGIGDQILFFPTLATLKQAYPNAEIDVLVEPRSKSAYRVCPSVHDVLLFDYKDRNSLADYLNLLGIIRDREYDAALALGQRLAVGVLLWLNGIPKRVGYHSDKSWFLTDTVPLKPEQYAALMYHDLVQGFGLQTPCPPLSVAVPKTDIDWAEAEQQRLDLKGSGYIIIHGGSSQLALTKGINKIYPVQQWLNVVHDIQAKQPNVPIVLLQGPDDGQWVQDMIKGAGDLRVATPPDIGKLAAMIAGANLMLCTDSAPMHLSVAVGTYTIALFGPTNAAKLLPQSDQAIAIQSPSEAIADIAPVTILETMWNA from the coding sequence ATGCGAATATTAGCCCTCGTTCCTGGTGGAATTGGTGACCAAATCCTATTTTTTCCCACCTTGGCGACCCTCAAGCAAGCCTATCCCAACGCGGAGATCGATGTGTTGGTAGAGCCTCGCTCCAAGTCAGCCTATCGGGTCTGTCCCTCGGTGCATGATGTCTTGCTGTTTGACTACAAAGACCGGAATAGCCTGGCAGACTACCTCAATTTGCTGGGGATTATCCGCGATCGCGAATACGATGCCGCCCTCGCCCTCGGCCAACGGCTCGCAGTGGGCGTGCTGCTCTGGCTCAACGGCATCCCGAAACGAGTCGGCTACCACAGTGACAAATCGTGGTTTCTCACCGATACCGTTCCCCTCAAACCGGAGCAATACGCGGCGTTGATGTATCACGACCTCGTCCAAGGGTTTGGCCTCCAAACCCCCTGTCCGCCCCTGAGCGTTGCTGTCCCGAAAACAGACATTGACTGGGCCGAAGCCGAGCAACAACGGCTGGACCTTAAAGGCAGTGGCTACATCATAATCCACGGTGGATCGAGCCAATTGGCCCTCACCAAAGGCATTAACAAAATTTATCCGGTGCAACAGTGGCTCAACGTCGTTCACGATATTCAAGCCAAGCAGCCCAATGTGCCGATCGTCCTGCTCCAAGGCCCCGATGATGGGCAGTGGGTGCAAGACATGATCAAAGGTGCGGGGGATCTGCGAGTGGCAACACCGCCGGACATTGGTAAATTGGCAGCGATGATTGCTGGGGCGAACCTGATGCTCTGTACCGACAGTGCGCCGATGCACCTCTCTGTGGCGGTGGGAACCTATACGATCGCCCTCTTTGGGCCCACGAACGCGGCGAAACTGCTGCCCCAGAGTGACCAAGCGATCGCGATTCAATCTCCCAGTGAGGCGATCGCCGACATCGCCCCCGTCACCATCTTAGAAACGATGTGGAATGCCTAA
- a CDS encoding D-glycero-alpha-D-manno-heptose-1,7-bisphosphate 7-phosphatase — MPKPAVFLDRDGVLNIERGYLHRVEDLDLIPGVAQAVRQLNDAGIFCCLVSNQAGPARDYYPIAHIEALHDRLVTLLKTEANAHLDALYYCPYLSPPAGGVNPEFAYWGTWRKPNTGMLVAAAWDHDLDLQGSFMVGDKATDIDLARNAGVHGILVQTGYGTQVLSGTYQHHAQPDYLAQDLPDAVQWLLPRFSHTEAKSISI; from the coding sequence ATGCCTAAGCCAGCGGTTTTTCTCGATCGTGACGGCGTGCTCAACATCGAGCGGGGCTACCTCCACCGCGTCGAGGATCTAGACCTGATTCCCGGCGTGGCCCAAGCGGTGCGCCAACTGAACGACGCGGGTATTTTCTGCTGTCTCGTCTCCAACCAAGCCGGCCCCGCCCGCGACTACTACCCCATCGCCCACATCGAAGCCCTCCACGATCGCCTCGTCACCCTCCTCAAAACCGAAGCCAACGCCCACCTCGACGCGCTCTACTACTGCCCCTACCTCAGCCCCCCCGCCGGAGGAGTCAACCCAGAGTTTGCCTATTGGGGGACGTGGCGCAAACCCAACACCGGGATGCTCGTCGCGGCTGCCTGGGATCATGACCTCGATCTCCAGGGCAGTTTTATGGTGGGCGACAAAGCCACGGATATTGACCTCGCCCGGAATGCCGGGGTTCACGGTATCCTCGTTCAAACTGGGTACGGGACTCAAGTCCTCTCCGGAACCTACCAACACCATGCCCAACCGGACTATCTCGCCCAGGATTTACCCGACGCGGTGCAGTGGCTCTTGCCGCGCTTCAGCCATACCGAGGCCAAAAGTATCTCTATCTAG
- a CDS encoding S-layer homology domain-containing protein — MVRISKRTVSRWSGWLILLWVAGCSGDRTAQQWFAPDPQLLDQAESPAVAPSPAATPTPNPSPTPADSPPPADDIVDDTVKLPQSFPDDVPRYPQAELLTASYRLGVGTGETLWEVAANPAQIARFYRQFLQNKGWTVTEAFQADRATLTMAQGETQITLTFPEANRFRLDYRTAAIAPSDPPPAPNPEKPVANAALPNFGEDLIQLGAIPTTFQPDATIPRRTFARWLLTTHNRIYRDRPTKQIRSATPSSQPIFADVPTSDPDFAIIQGLAEAGMIPSRLSGSDVTLFQPDAPLSRETLLLWKVPLDQRTTLPTASLQNVQQTWGFQDSDQINPAVFPALLADYDNGDRANLRRAFGYTKLLQPKKTVTQGEAAAALWSFGFQGESITASEAIARPNAATSSTSPPP, encoded by the coding sequence TTGGTACGGATCTCTAAGCGAACGGTGTCTCGGTGGAGTGGGTGGTTGATCCTGTTGTGGGTGGCGGGTTGTAGTGGCGATCGCACCGCCCAACAGTGGTTTGCTCCCGATCCACAACTGCTCGATCAGGCCGAATCTCCTGCCGTTGCGCCCAGTCCTGCCGCTACGCCAACCCCCAATCCCAGCCCCACCCCCGCCGACAGCCCACCCCCGGCGGATGACATCGTAGATGACACGGTGAAACTGCCCCAAAGCTTCCCGGACGATGTGCCCCGCTACCCCCAAGCCGAACTTTTAACGGCCAGTTATCGCCTCGGTGTTGGCACAGGAGAAACCCTGTGGGAAGTGGCAGCGAATCCAGCACAGATTGCTCGCTTTTACCGTCAGTTTCTCCAAAATAAGGGCTGGACGGTGACGGAAGCCTTTCAAGCAGACCGTGCGACGTTAACAATGGCTCAGGGAGAGACCCAAATTACCCTCACCTTTCCGGAGGCGAATCGATTCCGGTTGGACTATCGCACGGCGGCGATCGCACCCTCCGATCCTCCCCCTGCGCCCAACCCCGAAAAACCGGTTGCCAACGCCGCCCTCCCGAATTTTGGGGAGGATTTGATCCAATTAGGCGCGATTCCCACCACATTTCAACCCGATGCCACCATTCCCCGCCGCACCTTTGCCCGCTGGCTGTTGACCACCCATAACCGCATCTACCGCGATCGCCCCACGAAACAAATCCGCTCCGCCACCCCTAGCAGCCAGCCCATTTTCGCCGATGTGCCCACCAGCGACCCGGATTTTGCGATCATTCAAGGTCTCGCTGAAGCGGGAATGATTCCCTCGCGCCTCAGCGGTAGCGATGTCACCCTATTTCAACCCGATGCCCCCTTAAGCCGTGAAACACTGCTGCTGTGGAAAGTCCCCCTCGATCAGCGCACAACGCTACCCACCGCATCCCTACAAAATGTGCAGCAAACCTGGGGTTTTCAAGACAGCGACCAAATTAACCCCGCTGTGTTTCCGGCTCTGTTGGCCGATTATGACAATGGCGATCGCGCTAATTTACGCCGCGCCTTTGGCTATACAAAATTACTACAACCGAAAAAAACAGTCACCCAGGGCGAAGCCGCCGCCGCTTTGTGGTCTTTCGGGTTTCAGGGGGAAAGCATCACAGCTTCAGAAGCGATCGCCCGTCCCAATGCGGCCACATCCTCAACTTCACCCCCTCCATAG
- a CDS encoding tetratricopeptide repeat protein produces MNQDRYQAYLELIEQLLRCPIGTEAQWLATQSELIDWELVDTVAQMIQERSQHLSTDPSYPQLHRLKSLLTTLQHHPLLTVKPSDAVIQLKTKQDADRLFRQGVEYYQTSQFKVALKTWQQALGLYQEIGDFQGEANVLSNLGVALQSLGQYQQAIEHYQQSLVVQRESGDWQAIEPETCHAPERLVTVTHHSQGEYRLAMKLAVDHFEKHLLLAESIGDRLGEAQSLLNLGKAYYALGQYEVAIACYQRSLTMRHSIQAHQGAQDLLFLLGQAYDALHDYSSAIEHYQNYRQTASSDPTPDPRLYDVLVGLANAHYCCRQYSTSLQTYQDLLTLSQHNHQDRYQAIAWSGIGNSHFQLHQYPEALAAYQQALTLKQTLADTFGEAVALNNLSKVHHTLGNHDLAHSYQRESLTLKRRLTQSAAKLSRPSPQL; encoded by the coding sequence ATGAATCAAGATCGTTATCAGGCTTACCTCGAACTGATTGAACAACTCTTGCGCTGTCCGATCGGGACAGAGGCTCAGTGGCTGGCGACTCAGTCAGAGTTGATAGATTGGGAGTTGGTGGATACGGTAGCTCAGATGATTCAGGAGCGATCGCAACACCTTAGTACTGACCCCTCTTACCCTCAGTTGCACCGCCTCAAATCGTTACTGACGACCCTCCAACATCATCCCTTGCTAACCGTCAAACCATCGGATGCCGTGATTCAGTTGAAGACTAAGCAAGATGCCGATCGCCTCTTTCGTCAGGGCGTGGAATATTACCAAACCAGTCAGTTTAAAGTGGCGTTGAAAACCTGGCAGCAGGCGCTGGGGTTGTATCAGGAAATTGGCGACTTTCAAGGGGAAGCCAATGTTTTAAGTAATTTGGGCGTGGCGTTGCAGTCCTTGGGTCAATATCAGCAGGCGATCGAGCATTATCAACAGTCCCTGGTGGTTCAGCGTGAAAGCGGCGACTGGCAAGCCATTGAACCGGAAACCTGCCACGCGCCTGAACGGTTAGTCACGGTCACTCATCATTCCCAGGGGGAATATCGGTTGGCGATGAAGTTGGCGGTGGATCATTTTGAGAAGCATCTCCTGTTGGCGGAGTCGATTGGCGATCGCCTTGGAGAAGCTCAGTCGTTGCTGAATCTTGGTAAGGCGTACTATGCCCTTGGCCAATACGAGGTGGCGATCGCCTGCTATCAGCGATCGCTCACCATGCGCCACAGCATCCAAGCCCACCAGGGCGCTCAAGACCTCCTCTTCCTCCTCGGCCAAGCCTATGATGCCCTCCACGACTACAGCAGCGCGATCGAGCACTACCAAAACTACCGCCAGACCGCCAGCAGTGACCCCACCCCTGATCCGCGCCTGTACGATGTTTTGGTGGGCCTTGCCAATGCCCATTACTGCTGCCGCCAGTACAGCACCTCCCTCCAAACCTATCAAGACCTCCTCACCCTCAGCCAACACAATCACCAAGATCGTTATCAAGCGATCGCCTGGAGTGGCATCGGCAACAGTCATTTTCAATTGCACCAATATCCCGAAGCCTTAGCCGCCTATCAGCAAGCCCTTACCCTCAAGCAAACCCTCGCAGACACCTTCGGGGAAGCCGTCGCTCTCAACAACCTCAGCAAAGTTCACCACACCCTCGGCAACCACGATCTCGCCCATTCCTACCAACGCGAATCCCTCACCCTCAAACGCCGTCTCACCCAATCCGCCGCCAAACTCTCTAGACCCTCCCCCCAACTTTAG
- a CDS encoding pentapeptide repeat-containing protein, with protein sequence MRVRWKQWRQPDKFTQKWGLGAIATPVFLTLVGWLSLLPALALQPDDSNRIQNETGNLTEPHRDFPIGSFEVIAVVIGVAFLVRCFRRTDRHTGTADFRGADLNGANFCDANLSGADLSGADLSSANLSGADLSGADLSGANLIQANLSGANLNGALLKYASLKGADLRYTNLRDSDLRYANLRDADLNCTFLKGANLSDADLGGALLFFVNLREVLNLEPLQLKAKPSPFLCHAALPYYSQQYALNSNAACDRIPKILSDRYDIPLEEAQEIVSEARQHCWD encoded by the coding sequence ATGCGGGTGCGATGGAAACAGTGGCGACAACCAGACAAGTTCACCCAAAAATGGGGGCTTGGTGCGATCGCCACTCCGGTTTTCCTGACGCTGGTGGGATGGCTTTCTCTGCTCCCGGCTCTGGCGCTTCAACCGGATGACAGCAACCGCATCCAGAACGAGACGGGCAATTTGACTGAACCACATCGTGATTTTCCCATCGGCAGTTTTGAAGTCATCGCGGTGGTTATCGGCGTAGCCTTTCTGGTGAGATGTTTTCGCCGGACCGATCGTCATACAGGGACTGCCGACTTCCGAGGGGCTGATCTCAACGGGGCGAACTTTTGTGATGCGAACCTGAGTGGTGCTGACTTGAGTGGCGCTGATCTGAGTAGCGCGAACCTGAGTGGTGCTGACTTGAGTGGTGCTGACTTGAGTGGTGCAAATTTGATTCAGGCTAACCTTAGCGGTGCTAACCTCAATGGTGCATTGCTGAAATATGCCAGTTTAAAGGGGGCTGATCTTAGATATACCAATCTTCGGGATTCTGATCTTCGCTATGCCAATCTCCGCGATGCTGACCTCAACTGTACTTTTCTCAAGGGTGCTAATCTTAGCGATGCTGATTTGGGGGGGGCTTTATTGTTTTTTGTCAATTTACGCGAGGTTCTCAACCTTGAACCGCTACAACTCAAGGCAAAACCGTCACCGTTTTTATGTCACGCTGCGTTGCCGTATTATTCCCAGCAATACGCTTTGAATTCTAATGCAGCTTGCGATCGCATTCCCAAAATTCTCAGCGATCGTTACGATATTCCCCTCGAAGAAGCCCAAGAAATTGTCTCTGAAGCTCGACAACACTGCTGGGATTAA
- a CDS encoding GAF domain-containing sensor histidine kinase, with the protein MLIPASPEFIQLCQAQVTLLAQSLHATWCAVYLTENWIDGLQPQLHPVAEYPSASSASTPSAPLAIAPSAPDPSPSNVAPTPEPSTQPPPVIEPDLSRSTPWQDSVLWGRRQVIFPLLHQGLVMGLLVARRETQAWQTAELGQFKQGAQALAIACFLDQQHGQAQQKLTHHYHQLQQQRDRLDDLLHQLRNPMTALRTFSKLLLKRLLPEDRNYPVAENMLRESDHIQALLRQFDQWLAAWESPPPVLTGSPQPYLLPSHRAGASEQNSSHSVSPPTTLHYEAVPLSSFLVPLVESAQAIAAERQITIDVDPPDLWPAVWVDAAALREVVGNLLDNAVKYTPDGGQVRVRMQGNAEQCGIAIADTGVGIPPADQNRIFDRRYRGIQAQGEIPGTGLGLAIAQELTAQMQGHIELQSPIYSDPDAPGTCFTLWLPL; encoded by the coding sequence ATGCTTATTCCGGCTAGTCCAGAATTTATTCAATTGTGCCAAGCCCAAGTGACGCTTTTGGCTCAGAGCCTGCATGCAACTTGGTGCGCTGTGTATTTAACGGAAAACTGGATTGATGGGCTGCAACCTCAACTGCATCCGGTGGCCGAATATCCCAGTGCGTCGTCTGCCTCAACGCCATCAGCACCCTTGGCGATCGCTCCCTCTGCTCCCGATCCTTCCCCCTCTAACGTTGCCCCGACCCCGGAACCGAGCACCCAGCCGCCACCGGTCATCGAGCCGGATCTATCCCGCTCTACGCCTTGGCAAGATTCTGTGTTGTGGGGCAGACGGCAGGTTATTTTTCCCTTGCTGCATCAGGGTTTGGTGATGGGATTGCTGGTGGCCCGACGGGAAACCCAGGCTTGGCAAACGGCGGAACTGGGGCAGTTTAAACAGGGTGCTCAAGCCCTGGCCATTGCCTGTTTTCTTGATCAACAACATGGCCAAGCGCAACAAAAACTGACCCATCATTATCACCAACTCCAGCAGCAGCGCGATCGCCTTGATGATCTCCTCCATCAACTGCGCAATCCGATGACAGCCCTGCGCACCTTTAGTAAGTTGCTCTTAAAACGTCTTTTGCCGGAGGATCGCAACTATCCCGTGGCGGAAAATATGCTCCGGGAGAGCGATCATATTCAAGCGTTGCTGCGTCAGTTTGATCAATGGCTCGCGGCGTGGGAGTCTCCGCCTCCGGTGTTAACGGGGAGTCCTCAGCCTTATTTGTTACCCAGTCATCGGGCAGGCGCATCGGAGCAGAATTCATCCCACTCGGTTTCGCCCCCCACGACGCTGCACTATGAAGCTGTGCCGCTGTCGTCGTTTTTGGTGCCGTTGGTTGAGTCCGCGCAGGCGATCGCCGCTGAACGTCAGATCACAATTGATGTTGATCCACCGGATCTGTGGCCCGCCGTGTGGGTGGATGCGGCAGCGTTGCGAGAAGTGGTGGGGAATCTGTTGGACAATGCGGTGAAATATACGCCCGATGGGGGACAGGTACGGGTGAGGATGCAGGGGAATGCTGAACAATGTGGGATTGCGATCGCGGATACCGGGGTGGGGATTCCCCCGGCGGATCAAAACCGAATTTTTGATCGCCGCTATCGGGGAATTCAAGCCCAGGGCGAGATTCCCGGTACAGGGCTAGGGTTAGCGATCGCCCAAGAACTCACCGCACAAATGCAAGGCCACATCGAACTGCAAAGCCCCATTTACAGCGATCCCGACGCACCCGGCACCTGTTTTACCCTGTGGCTGCCGCTATGA
- a CDS encoding DUF3155 domain-containing protein, whose amino-acid sequence MARKRKRKSRRRQEGRKILELVPQYNLESGEDKPVTAARKFIASQGITPPAVLVVRRNEHTTDRYFWAEKGLFGAQYVEENHFLFPSLRTVAPHNTQAKGPTSTALSQ is encoded by the coding sequence TTGGCAAGGAAACGTAAACGGAAAAGCCGTCGCCGCCAAGAAGGACGTAAAATTCTAGAGTTAGTACCCCAGTATAATCTAGAAAGTGGCGAAGATAAACCAGTGACAGCAGCACGTAAGTTTATTGCCTCCCAGGGCATTACACCTCCCGCTGTTCTTGTCGTCCGCCGGAATGAGCACACCACTGATCGATACTTCTGGGCAGAAAAAGGGCTATTCGGCGCACAGTACGTCGAAGAAAACCACTTTCTATTTCCGAGTTTGCGGACGGTCGCACCCCACAATACTCAAGCAAAGGGCCCGACTAGCACAGCATTGAGTCAGTAA
- the psbZ gene encoding photosystem II reaction center protein PsbZ: MAILFQIALLALVALSFLMVVGVPVAYATPQNWDQSKQLIYLSSGLWLILVVVVGVLNFFVV, from the coding sequence ATGGCTATCCTGTTCCAAATTGCCTTACTCGCCTTAGTCGCTCTGTCTTTCCTGATGGTTGTCGGCGTTCCCGTCGCCTATGCCACCCCCCAAAACTGGGATCAATCCAAACAATTGATCTATCTCAGTTCCGGTCTATGGCTGATCCTGGTGGTTGTCGTGGGTGTTCTTAACTTTTTTGTGGTGTAG
- the ispD gene encoding 2-C-methyl-D-erythritol 4-phosphate cytidylyltransferase, with the protein MHLLIPAAGLGKRMGGDRNKLLLTLSQKPLLAWTLQAVEQSEQITWIGLIGQPHDFPAFEQILADLYLTKPVHFIVGGDTRQASVYNGLQALPETAQWVLIHDGARCLATPDLFDRCAIALRTCPGLIAAIPVKDTIKIVNDSQQVTHTPDRSTLWAAQTPQGFAVATLKTCHDRGKSLGWEVTDDAALFEQCDLPVQIVPGEESNLKITTPMDLAIAEFILQHRQS; encoded by the coding sequence ATGCATCTTTTGATTCCGGCTGCTGGCTTGGGTAAACGAATGGGGGGCGATCGCAATAAACTCCTCCTCACCCTGTCCCAAAAACCCCTCCTCGCCTGGACGCTCCAAGCCGTTGAACAATCTGAACAGATCACCTGGATCGGCTTGATTGGCCAGCCCCACGACTTCCCCGCCTTTGAGCAAATCCTCGCCGATCTCTACCTCACCAAACCCGTTCACTTCATCGTCGGCGGCGACACCCGCCAAGCCTCGGTGTATAACGGCCTACAAGCCCTGCCGGAAACCGCGCAATGGGTCTTGATTCACGATGGGGCGCGGTGTTTAGCCACGCCGGACTTGTTCGATCGCTGTGCGATCGCCCTGCGCACCTGCCCCGGTCTGATCGCCGCCATCCCCGTCAAAGACACGATCAAAATCGTCAACGACAGCCAGCAGGTCACCCACACCCCCGACCGCAGCACCCTCTGGGCCGCCCAAACCCCCCAAGGCTTCGCCGTCGCCACCCTCAAAACCTGCCACGATCGCGGTAAATCCCTCGGCTGGGAAGTCACCGATGATGCGGCTCTGTTTGAACAATGCGATCTGCCCGTGCAAATCGTGCCAGGGGAAGAAAGTAACCTCAAAATCACCACCCCGATGGACTTAGCGATCGCCGAATTCATCCTCCAACATCGGCAGTCCTAA